The genomic interval GGACGGCGTCCAGTCCGATCTCTCGGGCGGGTTGCTCGCCGGGTTAGTCCTGATCGCGGTCGTCGCCGGCGCTGTCAAGGGAATGACCGGCTTCGGCTACTCGCTCATCATGACGCCAATCGTCGCGTCAGTGATCGACCCGACTGTCGCTGTCGTCGTTCTAGCGATCCCGCCGTGGACGCTCAACATGTTCCAGATCGCCGAAACCGGAACGGGACGGACGTTCGTTCGCGAGGAGTGGTCCCTCCTGTTGCTCGCCGTTGTCGGGACCGTCGTCGGCGTCGCAGCGCTGGCGACGTTCAGCGCCGGCCCGGTCGTCGCGTTCGTGATCGGCCTCGTCCTCCTCGGCTACGTGGCCATCCAGGTTGTCCAGAACTTCGTCACGGTCGAGGAGGCCCACCATCCGTTCGCCCTCAGTGCCGCCGGGTTCTCCCAGGGCTTCCTGCTCGCGTTCGCGAATCTCGGACCGCTGCTCCCGGCGTACTTCCACACCTTCGAACGGGACACCGAGCGATACATCGGAGGTCTGGCGATGGTGCTCGGAACGATTTTC from Haloterrigena sp. KLK7 carries:
- a CDS encoding sulfite exporter TauE/SafE family protein translates to MSAPKSRVDVEQFFTNLLEFHYREVTMVGATLAVLVASIVFFPGFENVGDGVQSDLSGGLLAGLVLIAVVAGAVKGMTGFGYSLIMTPIVASVIDPTVAVVVLAIPPWTLNMFQIAETGTGRTFVREEWSLLLLAVVGTVVGVAALATFSAGPVVAFVIGLVLLGYVAIQVVQNFVTVEEAHHPFALSAAGFSQGFLLAFANLGPLLPAYFHTFERDTERYIGGLAMVLGTIFTVRIVQMALFTDLLTTYRLWLGSVIAVVTIVGLLLGTYLRRLEFDERMFNWFVVGLLFVISLNIFRNTVPALFF